In Paenibacillus kyungheensis, the following are encoded in one genomic region:
- a CDS encoding PIN/TRAM domain-containing protein, which produces MWQQLIGFPKGWIEEQEGMKELWISLAVIVIMLAVAVLSVRKLVHFVECTKNHLLTVPISLMITGTSGLAIGLLLGLLSSFIMLWLGSIGEIIRAILMTILGYVGLRIGITKSEDILSFWKHESLAEPVLSSMNKIIDTNIAIDGRIIELCQDGFIEGSVLVPDFILHELQLLADSSDTLRRHRGKRGLEVIAHLQQLEQVEVIIQNTQYPETEPTDNKLLRLALDTSATLITNDSNLQQLGHLQHIHVLNLNTLASIMKPILRAGQIVTTAIIKSGKEAGQGIAYLDDGTMIVVEDSQSYIGQECEVIVTSVLQTANGKMVFAKLHRSE; this is translated from the coding sequence ATGTGGCAACAATTAATAGGATTTCCAAAAGGTTGGATTGAAGAACAAGAAGGTATGAAAGAACTATGGATTAGTCTCGCTGTTATCGTAATTATGTTGGCTGTTGCTGTACTTAGTGTACGTAAATTAGTGCATTTTGTAGAATGCACCAAAAACCATTTATTAACTGTACCGATCTCGTTAATGATTACAGGAACGAGTGGGCTTGCGATAGGTTTACTGCTTGGATTACTTAGTTCATTTATTATGTTATGGCTAGGAAGTATAGGAGAGATTATTCGAGCGATTTTGATGACCATTTTAGGTTATGTTGGATTGCGAATAGGAATTACCAAAAGCGAAGATATTCTATCTTTTTGGAAACATGAATCTCTTGCCGAACCAGTACTATCTTCGATGAACAAAATAATCGATACCAATATAGCGATAGACGGAAGAATTATAGAATTATGTCAGGACGGATTTATCGAGGGCTCAGTACTGGTACCGGATTTTATATTACATGAACTACAATTGCTTGCAGATTCTTCAGATACGTTACGTCGTCATCGAGGAAAAAGAGGACTTGAAGTGATCGCTCATTTGCAACAACTAGAACAGGTAGAAGTCATTATCCAAAATACCCAGTACCCAGAGACAGAGCCTACAGATAATAAGTTGCTTCGATTGGCTTTGGACACATCGGCTACCTTAATTACCAACGATAGCAATCTACAACAACTGGGTCATCTCCAGCATATCCACGTGTTGAATCTGAATACCCTTGCTTCGATTATGAAGCCTATTCTGCGTGCAGGACAAATTGTAACAACAGCGATTATCAAATCTGGTAAAGAAGCAGGGCAAGGTATCGCTTATCTGGATGACGGAACAATGATTGTGGTAGAAGATAGTCAATCCTATATCGGACAAGAATGTGAAGTGATCGTGACCAGTGTATTACAAACAGCGAATGG
- the pssA gene encoding CDP-diacylglycerol--serine O-phosphatidyltransferase: MITKSIPNICTLFNLCLGMVAILMALNDNYSLAAIMIIIAMLMDGLDGRMARALNAQSEFGKELDSLSDLVSFGVAPIIIMYDIAFKELNPVLAISASLIFPMCGALRLARFNVRAGVPGYFTGLPIPAAGGVLATLSLFHNDVTTPYMIISTILLSYLMVSRVRYPNFKKAGIPRKALWLAPWVIIAAVFIAVMFPNQVSKLIFVPLALYALLGVKQSIDRLIRRRSKKEKESLR, encoded by the coding sequence ATGATAACAAAGTCAATTCCAAACATTTGTACACTATTTAACTTATGTCTTGGAATGGTAGCTATTCTAATGGCACTGAATGATAATTACAGTCTTGCCGCCATTATGATTATAATAGCGATGTTGATGGACGGTCTGGATGGTCGTATGGCACGCGCACTTAATGCGCAAAGTGAGTTTGGAAAAGAATTGGATTCATTGTCTGATCTAGTTTCTTTTGGTGTAGCACCTATTATCATTATGTACGATATAGCATTTAAAGAATTAAATCCGGTATTAGCGATTTCGGCATCTTTAATTTTTCCTATGTGTGGAGCACTTCGTCTAGCAAGATTTAATGTACGTGCTGGAGTTCCTGGTTATTTTACAGGATTACCTATCCCAGCAGCTGGTGGTGTATTAGCTACCTTGTCTTTATTTCATAATGATGTGACTACACCGTATATGATTATAAGTACTATTTTATTGTCATATTTGATGGTAAGTCGTGTACGCTATCCTAATTTCAAAAAAGCAGGTATTCCACGTAAAGCTTTATGGTTAGCTCCTTGGGTGATTATTGCTGCTGTATTTATCGCAGTCATGTTTCCTAATCAGGTCTCCAAATTGATTTTTGTACCGTTAGCTTTATATGCATTGTTAGGCGTGAAACAAAGTATAGATCGTCTGATACGTCGTCGTTCTAAAAAAGAAAAAGAATCGCTTCGATAA
- the disA gene encoding DNA integrity scanning diadenylate cyclase DisA: MKELGQLEKMNNLLKMVAPGTAFRDGLENVLRAKTGALIVVGYSPQVREVVDGGFSIDCDFSPNYLYELGKMDGAIILSDDLKRILYANTQLIPDSSISSSETGIRHRTAERVAKQTGELVISISQRRNIITLYQGNLRYALKEIGVILTKANQAIQTLERYRAVLSQSFTNLTASEFEQLVTITEVAGVVQRVEMVLRIQTEIRRYVNELGVEGRLITMQMEELIGNTEEEFVLLLKDYGRDTSEERLNEITNSLKRTTENELLDITQIIKLLGYPTAAAQSEEVIASKGYRVLSKIPRLPNVIIHNLVERFGALHHVIAASIDDLDEVEGIGEVRARTIRAGLHRIQDQVFIDRQI, from the coding sequence ATGAAAGAACTCGGTCAGCTTGAGAAGATGAATAATTTGTTGAAGATGGTTGCACCTGGCACTGCTTTTCGGGATGGCTTGGAAAATGTATTGCGTGCCAAAACAGGAGCATTGATTGTGGTTGGTTACAGCCCGCAAGTTAGAGAAGTTGTCGATGGAGGATTCTCAATTGACTGTGATTTTTCACCAAACTATTTGTACGAACTTGGTAAAATGGATGGAGCGATCATTTTAAGTGATGATCTAAAACGTATTTTATATGCGAATACGCAGTTGATTCCTGACTCTTCGATCTCATCGTCAGAAACAGGAATTCGACATCGTACAGCAGAACGTGTAGCCAAGCAAACCGGAGAACTTGTTATTTCAATTTCACAGCGTCGGAATATTATTACGCTATATCAGGGTAATCTTAGATATGCACTAAAAGAAATTGGTGTTATTTTGACAAAAGCCAATCAAGCGATTCAGACGTTAGAACGGTACCGGGCTGTATTGAGTCAATCTTTCACGAATTTGACTGCATCTGAATTTGAACAGTTAGTTACGATTACCGAAGTTGCAGGTGTGGTTCAACGCGTAGAAATGGTATTGCGTATTCAGACAGAGATTCGCCGCTATGTCAACGAATTAGGTGTTGAAGGTCGCTTGATTACGATGCAAATGGAAGAACTGATCGGAAATACAGAAGAAGAGTTTGTATTATTGTTAAAAGACTATGGTCGGGATACTAGCGAAGAACGTCTCAACGAAATTACAAACAGTCTTAAACGAACTACTGAAAATGAATTGTTAGATATCACTCAGATTATTAAGTTGTTGGGATATCCAACAGCAGCGGCTCAATCCGAAGAAGTAATTGCTTCTAAAGGATATCGTGTACTTAGTAAAATTCCACGTTTGCCTAATGTAATTATCCATAATTTGGTGGAACGGTTTGGAGCATTGCATCATGTGATTGCCGCTAGTATTGATGACTTGGATGAAGTAGAAGGTATCGGTGAAGTACGTGCGCGGACGATTCGAGCAGGTTTGCATCGTATCCAAGATCAAGTATTCATTGACAGACAAATTTAA
- the radA gene encoding DNA repair protein RadA, with the protein MAKVKTKFFCTECGYESPKWYGKCPGCQSWNSMVEEKESNVKTQGMNSSLFQTKQKPQAITEIESGKEPRIQTGIGELNRVLGGGVVPGSLVLVGGDPGIGKSTLLLQTSHALTQAGLRVLYVSGEESVRQTKLRAERLGALSDQLFVLCESNMDLIEEAIDQLDPHFLVIDSIQTVYQPEVTSAPGSVSQVRECTSRFMRVAKIRGVATVLVGHVTKEGAIAGPRMLEHMVDCVLYFEGERHHTYRILRAVKNRFGSTNEMGIFEMHEDGLIEVSNPSELFISERSIGVAGSTVVASMEGTRPMLVELQALVAATHFPSPRRMGTGVDHNRLSLIIAVLEKRMGMFLQNQDAYLNVAGGVKLDEPAVDLAIAVSLASSFKDAPTKPDDVIFGEIGLTGEVRGVSRAEQRVKEAAKLGFKRVILPEKSLKGWKHPKGIQLIGVNTVAEALKAALD; encoded by the coding sequence ATGGCTAAAGTCAAAACCAAGTTTTTTTGTACAGAATGTGGATATGAATCTCCAAAATGGTATGGTAAATGCCCGGGGTGTCAGTCTTGGAATAGTATGGTGGAAGAAAAAGAAAGCAACGTAAAAACGCAAGGAATGAATTCTTCTTTATTTCAAACCAAGCAGAAACCACAAGCGATTACTGAAATTGAAAGCGGGAAAGAACCGCGTATTCAGACCGGTATCGGAGAGCTTAACCGCGTCTTAGGTGGTGGTGTAGTGCCAGGTTCGCTAGTATTAGTAGGTGGAGATCCTGGTATTGGTAAGTCTACGTTGTTATTACAAACTTCACATGCACTAACACAAGCAGGACTACGTGTTCTTTACGTATCAGGAGAAGAATCTGTAAGACAGACCAAGTTACGTGCAGAGCGACTTGGAGCATTATCTGATCAGTTATTTGTACTGTGTGAAAGTAATATGGATTTAATCGAGGAAGCGATTGATCAATTAGATCCTCATTTTCTAGTGATTGATTCGATACAGACTGTTTATCAACCAGAAGTCACAAGTGCTCCTGGTAGTGTATCGCAAGTACGGGAATGTACATCACGCTTTATGAGAGTAGCCAAGATTCGTGGTGTCGCTACAGTACTTGTTGGACATGTTACCAAAGAAGGTGCTATTGCCGGCCCAAGAATGTTGGAGCATATGGTAGACTGTGTTCTTTATTTTGAAGGGGAACGTCATCATACGTACCGTATATTACGAGCTGTCAAAAACCGCTTTGGCTCAACAAATGAAATGGGTATTTTTGAAATGCATGAAGATGGATTGATCGAAGTCTCTAATCCGTCAGAATTATTTATATCAGAACGTTCGATAGGAGTAGCAGGTTCAACAGTTGTAGCTAGCATGGAAGGCACACGTCCTATGCTTGTTGAATTACAAGCTCTTGTCGCTGCGACTCATTTTCCTTCTCCACGGCGGATGGGTACAGGTGTAGATCATAATCGCTTGAGTCTCATTATTGCTGTATTGGAAAAACGAATGGGGATGTTTTTACAAAATCAAGATGCTTATCTAAACGTAGCCGGTGGGGTTAAACTAGATGAACCTGCGGTAGATTTAGCAATTGCTGTAAGCTTAGCTTCAAGCTTCAAAGATGCTCCAACCAAACCAGATGATGTGATCTTTGGAGAAATTGGATTGACTGGAGAAGTTCGCGGAGTATCTCGCGCAGAGCAGCGTGTGAAAGAAGCAGCAAAATTAGGATTTAAACGAGTGATTTTACCAGAAAAAAGTCTGAAAGGATGGAAGCATCCTAAAGGTATTCAATTAATTGGAGTTAATACGGTAGCAGAAGCATTAAAGGCTGCGTTAGATTAG
- the clpC gene encoding ATP-dependent protease ATP-binding subunit ClpC yields MMFGRFTERAQKVLALAQEEAVRLGHNNIGTEHILLGLIREGEGIAAKALIGLGLGLEKIQDEVESLIGRGQEQPTNIAYTPRAKKVIELSMDEARKLGHTYVGTEHILLGLIREGEGVAARVLNNLGISLNKARQQVLQLLGSNEAVSSHHGTPANVSTPTLDSLARDLTAIAKDSNLDPVIGRSKEIERVIQVLSRRTKNNPVLIGEPGVGKTAIAEGLAQKIINNEIPETLRDKRVMTLDMGSVVAGTKYRGEFEDRLKKIMDEIRQAGNIVLFIDELHTLIGAGGAEGAIDASNILKPALARGELQCIGATTLDEYRKYIEKDAALERRFQPITVDQPSPEEAVQILMGLRDRYEAHHRVKITDAAIEQAVKLSDRYITDRFLPDKAIDLIDEAGSKVRLNSYTIPPNLKQLESRLEDIRKEKDAAVQSQEFEKAAALRDTEQKIREELDTTKNQWKEKQGRTDSEVTPEDIADIVASWTGIPVTKLKEEETDRLLNMEDLLHQRVIGQDEAVIAVSRAIRRARAGLKDPKRPMGSFIFLGPTGVGKTELARALAESMFGDENAIIRIDMSEYMEKHSTSRLVGAPPGYVGYEEGGQLTEKVRRKPYSVVLLDEIEKAHPEVFNILLQVLEDGRLTDSKGRVVDFRNTLIILTSNVGADAIRRNSTLGFTAAVDSGADYNNMKGKVTDELKRSFRPEFLNRIDDTIVFHSLEQKHIAEIVTLMSEELRKRLREYAVDFTLTDTAKAFLAKEGFDPAYGARPLRRAIQKHIEDKLSEELLTGGIVKGDTLIIDEKDGALTVEKVAKTEEPVENVSIDTTESDEAKSSN; encoded by the coding sequence ATGATGTTTGGTAGATTTACGGAACGTGCGCAAAAGGTTCTTGCGTTGGCACAAGAAGAGGCAGTTCGTTTGGGTCACAATAATATTGGTACAGAGCATATTTTGCTTGGTTTGATTCGTGAAGGTGAAGGCATTGCAGCCAAAGCACTTATCGGTCTAGGTCTTGGACTTGAAAAAATTCAAGATGAAGTTGAATCTCTTATCGGTAGAGGTCAAGAACAACCTACCAATATTGCTTATACACCACGTGCTAAAAAAGTCATCGAACTTTCTATGGATGAAGCTCGTAAATTGGGTCATACCTATGTAGGTACAGAACACATTTTATTGGGATTGATTCGTGAAGGTGAAGGAGTAGCAGCTCGTGTTCTAAATAATCTAGGTATTAGCTTAAACAAAGCACGTCAACAAGTATTGCAATTGCTTGGTAGCAATGAGGCAGTATCCAGTCATCATGGTACACCAGCAAATGTAAGTACGCCTACGCTAGATAGCCTAGCACGCGATTTGACTGCTATTGCTAAAGATAGTAACTTGGACCCTGTTATTGGACGTAGTAAAGAAATTGAGCGTGTGATTCAAGTTCTAAGCCGTCGTACCAAAAACAATCCAGTGTTAATCGGTGAACCAGGGGTTGGTAAAACAGCAATTGCTGAAGGATTAGCACAAAAAATCATCAACAATGAAATTCCTGAAACATTGCGTGACAAACGCGTTATGACACTAGATATGGGTTCTGTAGTAGCTGGAACTAAATATCGTGGTGAGTTTGAAGATCGTTTGAAAAAAATTATGGATGAGATTCGTCAAGCAGGTAACATTGTACTGTTTATTGATGAGTTGCATACGTTGATCGGTGCTGGTGGAGCTGAAGGGGCTATTGATGCTTCTAATATTTTGAAACCTGCATTGGCTCGTGGTGAACTACAATGTATCGGTGCAACAACACTTGATGAGTACCGTAAATATATCGAAAAAGATGCAGCATTGGAGCGTCGTTTCCAACCCATTACTGTAGATCAACCTTCTCCAGAAGAAGCTGTTCAGATCTTAATGGGATTGCGTGATCGTTATGAAGCCCATCACCGTGTAAAAATTACAGATGCAGCTATCGAACAAGCTGTTAAATTGTCTGACCGTTATATTACAGATCGTTTCTTACCGGATAAAGCAATTGATTTGATCGATGAAGCAGGATCTAAAGTAAGATTGAACTCTTATACGATTCCGCCAAATCTTAAACAATTGGAAAGCCGTTTGGAAGATATCCGTAAAGAGAAAGATGCAGCTGTACAAAGTCAAGAATTTGAAAAAGCAGCAGCTTTGCGCGATACAGAACAAAAAATTCGTGAAGAATTAGATACAACGAAAAATCAGTGGAAAGAAAAACAAGGTCGTACTGATTCCGAAGTTACTCCAGAAGATATTGCTGATATCGTAGCTAGCTGGACAGGAATTCCGGTAACGAAATTGAAAGAAGAAGAAACAGATCGTCTGTTGAATATGGAAGATCTATTGCATCAACGCGTAATCGGTCAAGATGAAGCTGTTATTGCTGTCAGCCGTGCGATTCGTCGTGCTCGTGCTGGATTGAAAGATCCTAAACGTCCTATGGGTTCCTTTATCTTCTTAGGTCCTACAGGGGTTGGTAAAACAGAATTGGCTCGTGCTTTGGCAGAATCTATGTTTGGCGATGAAAATGCAATTATCCGTATTGATATGTCCGAGTACATGGAGAAACATTCTACTTCACGTCTAGTAGGAGCTCCTCCAGGATATGTAGGATATGAAGAAGGCGGTCAATTGACAGAGAAAGTACGTCGCAAACCGTATTCTGTAGTGTTATTGGATGAGATTGAAAAAGCTCACCCAGAAGTATTTAACATTTTGCTACAAGTACTAGAAGATGGACGTCTTACTGATTCTAAAGGACGCGTTGTCGATTTCCGTAATACGTTGATTATTTTGACTTCTAATGTTGGTGCAGATGCGATTCGTCGTAATTCTACACTTGGATTCACCGCTGCTGTTGATTCAGGAGCAGATTACAACAACATGAAGGGCAAAGTAACAGATGAGTTGAAACGTAGTTTCCGTCCTGAGTTCTTGAACCGGATTGATGATACGATTGTATTCCACTCATTGGAACAAAAACATATTGCTGAGATCGTAACATTGATGTCTGAAGAACTTCGCAAACGTCTACGTGAATATGCTGTAGATTTCACTTTGACAGACACAGCTAAAGCATTCTTGGCTAAAGAAGGATTCGATCCTGCTTATGGTGCACGTCCACTACGTCGTGCTATTCAAAAGCATATTGAAGACAAATTGTCTGAAGAATTGCTAACTGGTGGTATTGTTAAAGGTGATACACTGATTATCGATGAAAAAGATGGTGCTTTGACTGTAGAGAAAGTAGCTAAAACAGAAGAGCCTGTAGAGAACGTTTCTATCGATACTACAGAATCAGATGAAGCAAAATCATCTAACTGA
- a CDS encoding protein arginine kinase codes for MPNLRFTEKPLSDWMQKGGEYSDVVISSRVRIARNLIHHPFPILANMEQAQETRNQLTEVLSNEALQALGPFEPLLLDELEDVDRQVLMEKHLISPNLLNDSKSGAVLLTDDESVSIMVNEEDHLRIQCLYPGFQLQEAWERATQIDDAFEDVVDFAFDDRRGYLTSCPTNVGTGLRVSVMLHLPALAIMNQVGRVLSAVSQVGLAVRGLYGEGSEAIGNIFQISNQITLGLSEEEIIDNLHSVVLQMIEYEHHARSRLLSESKLRVTDRIMRSYGILSYATMMDSKEAFQRISDVRLGVDLGLIDKASVTQMNELTIMTQPGFLQKTFGVKMGSGESDMYRAQLIRNTLSKVNVQD; via the coding sequence ATGCCGAATCTCCGTTTTACAGAAAAACCTTTGAGCGATTGGATGCAAAAGGGCGGAGAATATTCGGATGTTGTTATCAGTAGTAGGGTGCGTATAGCCCGTAATCTGATACATCACCCTTTCCCGATTCTGGCAAATATGGAGCAGGCGCAAGAGACACGGAACCAGCTAACAGAAGTGCTTAGTAATGAAGCACTTCAAGCTCTCGGACCGTTTGAGCCATTGCTTTTGGATGAATTAGAAGATGTAGATCGACAAGTCTTGATGGAAAAACATTTGATCAGTCCGAATTTGTTGAATGACTCCAAAAGTGGAGCTGTTCTGCTAACAGATGATGAATCTGTTAGTATTATGGTCAATGAAGAAGATCATTTGCGTATTCAATGTTTGTATCCAGGCTTTCAATTGCAAGAAGCATGGGAACGTGCGACTCAGATCGATGATGCTTTTGAAGATGTAGTGGACTTTGCTTTTGATGATCGTAGAGGTTATCTTACCAGTTGTCCAACAAATGTAGGTACAGGGCTTAGAGTGTCTGTTATGCTACATTTACCTGCATTAGCTATTATGAATCAGGTAGGTCGTGTATTATCTGCTGTATCTCAAGTAGGGCTCGCTGTACGTGGGTTATATGGAGAAGGTAGTGAAGCGATCGGAAATATTTTTCAAATTTCTAACCAGATTACATTAGGTCTATCAGAAGAAGAGATCATTGATAACTTGCATAGTGTTGTGTTGCAAATGATTGAGTATGAACATCATGCTCGCAGTCGTCTACTCAGTGAATCGAAGTTACGTGTTACAGATCGCATTATGCGTTCGTATGGAATACTGTCTTATGCAACAATGATGGATTCCAAAGAAGCATTTCAACGCATTTCAGATGTGCGTCTAGGCGTAGATCTGGGTCTGATCGACAAAGCTTCGGTTACACAAATGAACGAATTAACGATAATGACACAACCGGGTTTTCTTCAGAAAACATTCGGTGTTAAAATGGGGTCAGGAGAAAGCGATATGTACCGCGCGCAATTGATCCGTAATACATTAAGTAAAGTAAACGTACAAGACTAA
- a CDS encoding UvrB/UvrC motif-containing protein, protein MICQECQVRPATLHFTKIVNGEKNEFHICETCAREKGELIPGTSGGFSIHSLLSGLMDFDSSSKGQLAGQCSEDVHCEECGMTYTQFRKLGRFGCSSCYKTFDNQLDPLFKRVHGSTAHAGKLPKRGGIKVKIKRQMTDLKQELKQRIADEEFEEAAHLRDEIRELEKQISQES, encoded by the coding sequence ATGATTTGTCAAGAATGTCAGGTAAGACCGGCAACTCTTCATTTTACAAAGATTGTAAATGGTGAAAAAAATGAGTTTCATATCTGTGAAACTTGTGCCCGTGAAAAAGGTGAATTGATTCCAGGAACTTCAGGAGGCTTTTCGATTCACAGTCTACTGTCAGGGTTGATGGATTTTGATTCAAGCAGTAAAGGGCAACTCGCCGGTCAATGCAGTGAAGATGTCCATTGTGAAGAATGTGGTATGACATATACTCAATTTCGTAAATTAGGACGATTTGGGTGTAGCTCTTGTTACAAAACGTTTGATAATCAATTAGATCCTCTTTTTAAAAGAGTGCATGGTAGTACTGCTCATGCCGGTAAGCTTCCTAAACGAGGCGGGATCAAAGTAAAAATCAAACGTCAAATGACTGACTTGAAGCAAGAGTTGAAACAGCGTATTGCTGATGAGGAATTTGAAGAAGCGGCACATTTAAGAGATGAAATACGCGAGCTAGAAAAACAAATTTCACAGGAGTCATAA
- a CDS encoding CtsR family transcriptional regulator, with protein sequence MRNISDIIEQYLKRMLQDSGEGAVEIQRNDLADQFSCVPSQINYVISTRFTLEKGYLVESKRGGGGYIRIRRLELPAQAILHTHIHESIGQHMSQTAAEGLLYQLLEARVISNREAELMRAAVCRDVISIKLPYRDEIRARMMKAMLIALLRP encoded by the coding sequence ATGCGTAATATCTCCGACATTATCGAACAATATCTAAAACGAATGCTGCAAGATAGTGGAGAAGGAGCAGTAGAAATACAGCGTAACGATTTAGCTGATCAATTCTCTTGTGTACCTTCGCAGATCAATTATGTAATTAGTACACGTTTTACATTGGAAAAAGGATATCTGGTTGAAAGTAAACGTGGTGGCGGTGGCTATATTCGTATACGGCGTCTTGAATTGCCTGCTCAAGCTATCCTTCATACTCATATTCATGAAAGTATTGGACAGCATATGAGTCAGACAGCTGCTGAAGGTTTACTATACCAGTTGCTAGAAGCTAGAGTGATTTCTAATCGTGAAGCGGAACTGATGCGTGCAGCAGTATGTAGAGATGTTATTTCGATCAAGCTTCCCTACAGGGATGAGATCCGTGCAAGAATGATGAAGGCGATGTTGATTGCATTGCTTCGTCCCTAA
- the serS gene encoding serine--tRNA ligase, which yields MLDIQYIKNHATALQEVADQKKISISIAELLEKAQLKNQYLQQIEQLRQQRNQLTQTISSHMQNKSVLSTDTVHQLKDQVKQINLQLQQLEQTSQSVQLQYARLMELVPNYVSPDTPIGQSDADNIVIRTWGTPQQFAFPFKDHIELGEIHQMIDITRGVKTAGSRNYYLTGAGALLHRAVQQLALDTLLAKGYTPMEVPTLVRGSALSNTAFFPLGIEQTFKIENEDKWLTGTSEVALVSYYQDEIIDLSQGAIRLAAVSQNFRSEVGSTGKDVRGLYRVHQFAKVEQVIFCEANAEISEQIHQEITANAEELLQLLELPYQVVAVCTGDMSQKTYKQYDIETWMPSRQSYGETHSSSNIHDFQARRANIRYRDHEGQLQYCHTLNNTAVASPRILIPLLENHQREDGSIYIPVALRPYLNHKEQL from the coding sequence ATGTTAGATATCCAGTATATTAAAAATCATGCTACAGCCTTACAAGAGGTCGCAGATCAAAAGAAAATAAGTATATCTATTGCAGAACTTCTTGAAAAAGCTCAACTTAAAAATCAGTACTTGCAACAAATCGAACAACTCCGTCAACAACGAAACCAATTAACACAGACAATCAGTAGCCATATGCAAAATAAATCGGTATTGTCTACCGACACTGTCCACCAGCTTAAAGATCAGGTGAAACAAATCAATCTACAACTTCAGCAATTGGAACAAACCAGTCAATCTGTTCAACTACAGTATGCTCGATTGATGGAATTAGTCCCTAACTATGTTTCTCCAGATACTCCGATCGGTCAATCAGACGCAGATAATATCGTTATTCGTACATGGGGAACACCACAACAGTTTGCATTTCCTTTTAAAGATCATATCGAACTAGGCGAAATCCATCAGATGATAGATATTACAAGAGGAGTCAAAACAGCAGGAAGCCGCAATTACTATTTAACAGGGGCAGGTGCTCTATTACACAGAGCGGTTCAACAACTTGCTTTAGATACACTACTAGCCAAAGGATATACTCCTATGGAAGTACCTACATTGGTGAGAGGCTCTGCATTAAGTAATACAGCTTTTTTCCCTTTGGGCATTGAGCAGACATTTAAAATAGAGAACGAAGATAAATGGTTAACAGGAACTTCTGAAGTCGCTCTTGTATCTTATTATCAAGATGAGATCATTGATCTGTCTCAAGGTGCTATTCGTTTAGCAGCAGTTTCTCAGAATTTCCGTAGTGAAGTAGGATCGACCGGTAAAGATGTACGAGGACTTTATAGAGTTCATCAATTCGCTAAAGTCGAACAAGTTATCTTTTGTGAAGCTAATGCCGAGATATCTGAGCAAATTCATCAAGAGATTACAGCAAATGCAGAAGAATTACTTCAATTGCTAGAACTTCCTTATCAAGTAGTAGCCGTATGTACAGGCGATATGTCTCAAAAAACCTACAAACAATATGATATTGAGACATGGATGCCGAGCAGACAAAGTTATGGTGAGACTCACTCTTCTTCTAATATCCATGACTTTCAAGCTAGACGAGCTAATATACGTTATAGAGATCACGAGGGACAGCTTCAGTATTGTCACACTCTTAATAATACAGCTGTAGCTTCACCGCGTATACTGATCCCTTTGCTAGAAAATCATCAACGTGAAGATGGAAGTATCTATATCCCTGTTGCACTTCGCCCTTATTTAAATCACAAAGAGCAATTATAA